The Impatiens glandulifera chromosome 8, dImpGla2.1, whole genome shotgun sequence genome includes a window with the following:
- the LOC124912497 gene encoding thioredoxin H2-like codes for MGAEVSSMQQKMTNSNTTRVTSRSIGGSVYPISGQVISNVTAGKVLTFHSPAKWRAHFEASKANDKLMVINFTAVWCVPCRNIEPAISEFANRYQDVEFIKIDADELMGVAMEFGVHIMPTFILMKKGKTVDVITGAKKEELQKKIEKNRGHSYRVLA; via the exons ATGGGTGCAGAGGTTTCTAGCATGCAACAGAAAATGACTAACAGCAATACAACTAGAGTAACTTCTAGATCCATTGGTGGTTCGGTTTACCCTATCTCCGGTCAAGTGATCAGTAATGTAACCGCCGGAAAGGTGCTTACATTTCACTCTCCAGCCAAATGGAGGGCACATTTTGAAGCTTCTAAGGCAAATGATAAGCtg ATGGTGATCAATTTCACGGCTGTATGGTGTGTGCCTTGTCGCAACATAGAGCCCGCAATATCTGAGTTTGCCAACAGGTATCAAGATGTTGAGTTCATCAAGATTGATGCGGACGAACTGATG gGTGTTGCAATGGAATTTGGGGTGCACATAATGCCAACATTCatattaatgaagaaaggaaaaacaGTGGATGTGATCACAGGAGCCAAGAAGGAGGAACTGCAGAAGAAAATCGAGAAGAACCGAGGCCATTCCTATCGCGTTTTAGCCTAA
- the LOC124913158 gene encoding uncharacterized protein LOC124913158, whose product MEFFTKARAIKLRSHNNKYLVADDDQKTIRQSRNSSSTKSRWIIELVEGGSSIRLKSCHGFYLTATSESFLLGMTGNKVIQSQPDSLKELPIEWTPKRVGPKVELRSFGGKCLRANGGPPPWRNSVTHDEPHMNSTLNWVLWDVEPIEVPENGSMKEYLSMMSTVSSVSDDLLSELGSPVSPRSNYNSPRPSFMEKNSHRFSINKAINLFENAKAVRLLSHHGKYLHADEDQESITQDRDGSSKTARWTVEFVPGADKVIRLRSYNNKYLTASNIPFLRGLSGRKVVLTVPHRLDSSVEWEPIHEGNKVKLRTRYGQFLRANNGLPHWRNSVTHDIPRRTSTQGWILWSVDILEILPKSTRPQEISNNETPSTKIQEQEQEQEQAQAKTQAQVKIVDGRTIYYKIADESGNIEDEVEEMCFTFRGNGVEDLSRQLEEEIGIEDLIVCSRNPLNGKLFPLMLQLPPASVVLHLIVVPADSKVGRDLERRGMVL is encoded by the exons ATGGAATTTTTCACCAAAGCCAGAGCCATCAAGCTCCGAAGCCACAACAACAAATACCTAGTAGCAGACGACGACCAAAAAACAATCCGCCAAAGCCGAAACAGTTCCTCAACTAAATCCCGATGGATTATCGAACTAGTGGAGGGTGGATCTTCAATCAGACTGAAAAGCTGTCATGGGTTCTATCTAACAGCCACAAGTGAATCCTTTCTATTAGGTATGACTGGAAACAAAGTAATCCAATCACAACCGGATAGTCTTAAAGAATTGCCTATTGAATGGACACCCAAAAGGGTTGGTCCTAAAGTTGAGTTAAGGTCGTTTGGTGGAAAGTGTCTTCGTGCTAATGGTGGACCACCTCCATGGAGGAATTCAGTGACCCATGATGAACCACATATGAATTCAACTTTGAATTGGGTTTTGTGGGATGTGGAACCAATTGAAGTGCCTGAGAATGGATCGATGAAGGAGTATTTGTCGATGATGTCGACTGTGTCTTCAGTTTCTGATGATTTATTGTCGGAACTTGGATCGCCGGTCTCTCCTCGGTCCAACTATAATTCACCTAGACCGTCTTTCATGGAGAAAAACTCACATAGATTTTCGATTAACAAG GCAATAAACTTATTTGAAAACGCAAAGGCAGTGCGCCTGCTTAGCCACCACGGAAAGTACCTTCATGCTGACGAAGATCAAGAATCAATCACACAAGATCGAGATGGTTCATCAAAGACAGCCCGCTGGACAGTTGAGTTTGTTCCTGGTGCCGacaaagttatccgacttaGAAGTTACAACAACAAATACCTAACCGCCTCCAACATTCCCTTCCTCCGCGGTTTGTCAGGAAGAAAGGTAGTTCTAACGGTTCCCCATCGCCTCGATTCCTCTGTGGAATGGGAACCAATACATGAAGGTAACAAGGTCAAACTCCGAACACGATATGGTCAGTTCCTTCGCGCAAACAATGGTCTCCCACATTGGAGAAATTCAGTCACACATGATATTCCTCGTCGAACTAGTACCCAAGGTTGGATCCTCTGGTCTGTAGATATTCTCGAGATCCTCCCAAAGAGTACTCGTCCTCAAGAAATTAGTAACAATGAAACTCCTAGCACAAAAATACAAGAG caagaacaagaacaagaacaagcACAAGCTAAAACACAAGCACAAGTAAAAATAGTTGATGGGCGGactatatattacaaaatagcGGATGAATCGGGGAATATAGAAGATGAAGTAGAGGAAATGTGTTTTACATTTAGAGGAAACGGAGTAGAGGACTTGAGTCGACAATTGGAGGAGGAGATTGGAATTGAGGATCTCATTGTTTGTTCCCGAAATCCTTTGAATGGAAAGCTCTTTCCTCTCATGTTGCAACTCCCTCCAGCAAGTGTCGTCTTACACCTCATTGTGGTTCCGGCCGATTCAAAAg TGGGCCGAGACCTTGAAAGGCGAGGAATGGTCCTCTGA